The Exiguobacterium acetylicum genome includes a window with the following:
- the serC gene encoding 3-phosphoserine/phosphohydroxythreonine transaminase → MMTVYNFSAGPAVLPAPVLLKAQSELLNYENSGQSVLEMSHRSPIFESIRDAAEQSLRRLMSIPDTYSVLFLQGGATLQFSMLPQNLATKTGRIDFIDTGGWSTKAIADAKQYATVNVLASSADQGYRFIPDGPFTSSSDYLHITWNNTLEGTTYQIPPHVDVPLVADVSSSILSEPLPIESFDVLYAGAQKNLGVAGLTVVIIKNDLLDRVPDTIGAYLRYDIHAKQRSLYNTPPTFSLYMTKLVLEWIEETGLETITARNASQAQLLYEAIDQSTVFHNHVTVKDRSRMNIPFSTGSETEDAAFLAFAERHDLINLAGHRSIGGMRASLYNAMPSEGVKALIHIMHRFEQGER, encoded by the coding sequence ATCATGACGGTTTATAACTTCTCTGCCGGTCCGGCAGTCCTTCCTGCCCCGGTCTTATTGAAGGCACAATCTGAACTACTCAATTATGAAAATTCAGGACAATCCGTTCTTGAAATGAGTCATCGTTCGCCAATCTTCGAATCGATTCGAGATGCAGCCGAACAATCATTGCGAAGGTTGATGTCGATTCCCGATACGTACTCCGTGCTGTTTCTTCAAGGTGGAGCGACACTTCAATTTTCAATGTTACCGCAAAATTTGGCGACGAAGACCGGACGGATCGATTTTATTGATACCGGCGGCTGGTCGACAAAGGCGATTGCGGATGCCAAACAGTATGCGACGGTTAATGTCCTCGCCTCTTCTGCTGATCAAGGTTATCGCTTCATCCCGGACGGACCATTTACGTCTTCAAGCGACTATCTGCATATCACTTGGAATAATACACTCGAGGGGACGACGTATCAGATACCACCTCACGTCGATGTGCCGCTCGTCGCCGACGTCTCATCATCCATCCTATCTGAACCATTGCCGATTGAGTCATTTGATGTGTTATACGCTGGTGCTCAAAAAAATTTAGGTGTCGCCGGCTTGACAGTTGTCATCATTAAGAATGACTTACTTGATCGTGTCCCTGATACGATCGGCGCCTACTTACGGTATGACATCCATGCGAAACAGCGTTCTCTTTACAATACGCCACCGACGTTCAGTCTTTATATGACGAAGTTGGTACTCGAATGGATTGAAGAGACGGGACTCGAGACGATTACAGCGCGAAATGCCTCACAAGCACAACTCTTATATGAAGCAATCGATCAATCTACTGTTTTTCATAATCATGTTACCGTTAAAGACCGAAGCCGGATGAACATCCCGTTCTCGACCGGAAGTGAGACAGAAGACGCTGCCTTCTTAGCTTTCGCCGAGCGTCACGACCTCATTAACCTTGCCGGTCATCGCTCGATCGGCGGAATGCGTGCAAGCCTCTATAACGCAATGCCAAGCGAGGGAGTTAAAGCACTTATTCACATCATGCACCGTTTTGAACAGGGGGAACGTTAA
- a CDS encoding phosphoglycerate dehydrogenase codes for MYQVQLWNDLSDKGLKRFTEDYHVHRETEQPDAFLVRSKDLHDMRFPDSLKAVARAGVGVNTIPLDQLANRGIPVFSTPGANANAVKELVIGSLFLTARKLVPSLLWTNNLRGPDIPERIEANKKQFVGTELLGKRIGIVGLGAIGASLANTLHELGMTVTGYDPHMSVESAWRVSNQIHRATQLEELLATSDYITLHLPLVDATTGLLDAALFSKMKHGATLLNFSRGELVDEQALADVLRSGRLANYVTDFPNAFILSLPRVIPLPHIGASTSEAEENCAIMAVDQLRAFLETGNIRNAVNFPAVELPYTGKRRITIAHHNIPNMVGQIASVLAQESINIANMINGSKDAIAYTIIDIDNHADEMISLDRLNQIPGVLKTRLL; via the coding sequence ATGTATCAAGTGCAATTATGGAACGACTTATCAGATAAAGGATTAAAACGATTTACGGAAGACTATCACGTCCACCGCGAAACCGAGCAGCCCGACGCCTTTCTCGTTCGCAGTAAGGATTTGCATGACATGCGTTTTCCGGACAGTCTAAAAGCTGTCGCCCGTGCTGGCGTCGGCGTCAATACGATTCCACTCGATCAACTCGCTAATCGTGGAATTCCAGTCTTTTCGACACCTGGCGCCAATGCCAATGCCGTCAAGGAACTCGTCATCGGGAGCTTATTCCTGACCGCACGAAAACTCGTCCCGAGTCTGCTTTGGACGAATAATCTACGCGGACCGGATATTCCGGAACGGATTGAAGCGAACAAAAAGCAGTTCGTCGGAACTGAATTACTTGGAAAACGAATTGGGATTGTTGGACTTGGAGCGATTGGTGCGAGCTTAGCTAACACCCTTCACGAACTTGGTATGACGGTTACCGGTTACGACCCGCATATGTCTGTCGAATCGGCGTGGCGTGTCTCGAATCAAATTCACCGCGCAACGCAACTCGAAGAGTTACTCGCGACAAGCGACTACATCACGCTACACCTCCCACTCGTTGACGCAACGACTGGTTTACTAGATGCTGCACTCTTCTCGAAAATGAAGCACGGCGCGACGTTACTCAATTTCTCGCGTGGAGAACTCGTCGATGAACAGGCGTTAGCCGATGTTCTTCGATCCGGTCGCCTTGCCAACTATGTGACCGATTTTCCGAATGCCTTTATCTTATCTCTCCCACGCGTCATTCCATTACCACATATCGGCGCATCCACGAGTGAAGCGGAAGAAAATTGTGCCATCATGGCTGTCGATCAGCTCCGAGCGTTCCTTGAGACAGGAAACATTCGCAATGCTGTCAACTTCCCAGCAGTTGAGTTACCTTATACCGGAAAACGACGAATCACGATTGCTCACCATAATATTCCGAACATGGTCGGTCAAATCGCTTCCGTATTAGCTCAAGAATCGATCAATATCGCCAACATGATCAACGGGAGTAAAGATGCGATTGCTTATACGATCATCGATATCGATAATCACGCGGACGAAATGATCTCTCTCGACCGTCTGAATCAAATTCCAGGCGTCTTGAAAACACGTCTACTTTAA
- a CDS encoding DUF1015 domain-containing protein, with amino-acid sequence MPTFEPFAALRPDSKYAADFSALPYDVYSREEARAEIRRRPLSFLRIDKAEATLPSLIAEDDPRVYQQATLAFEESQTNGILQLDSDETYYIYQLSDGSHTQSGFVGCVAVADYETNQIRKHEFTRPDKERDRVRHVEHLEAHTGPILLAHQTDTQLQEIVSTITTGDPLYDFTVDGITHRIFKVVDRNHLLTIGSQFARHDALYIADGHHRAAAAAIAASRTDQEEAQRFLAVSFPQDELRILGYHRVVEDLYGQSVVDFLERLAHRFTIAKGRAEQTKKHQIEMYLNRQWYTLTYASERTGTKANLDVSILQEELLTPLLGIEDPRTDARIQFVGGHKGYEGLEQLVDAGHAAIAFHLHPTSIEDLMAVADAGEVMPPKSTWFEPKLRSGLLIHPFHS; translated from the coding sequence ATGCCAACATTCGAACCCTTTGCAGCGTTACGACCGGATTCAAAATATGCAGCAGACTTTTCCGCCTTACCTTATGATGTCTATTCCCGTGAGGAAGCACGCGCTGAGATTCGTCGACGTCCCCTCTCTTTTTTACGGATTGACAAGGCAGAAGCGACACTTCCTTCGCTCATTGCTGAAGACGACCCACGCGTTTATCAACAAGCAACTCTTGCTTTTGAAGAGAGTCAGACGAACGGTATCTTACAACTCGATTCGGACGAGACGTATTACATTTATCAATTATCAGATGGTTCACATACACAATCTGGCTTCGTCGGTTGTGTTGCCGTCGCTGATTACGAGACGAACCAAATACGTAAACATGAATTTACGCGTCCGGATAAGGAACGCGACCGCGTCCGCCACGTCGAACATTTAGAGGCTCATACAGGACCGATTTTACTTGCGCATCAAACGGATACTCAGTTGCAAGAAATCGTCTCGACAATTACTACCGGTGATCCACTATATGATTTTACAGTTGACGGGATCACACACCGGATTTTTAAAGTCGTCGACCGAAATCATCTGTTGACGATTGGTAGCCAGTTTGCACGTCATGACGCTCTCTACATCGCCGATGGTCACCATCGCGCTGCAGCTGCAGCCATCGCTGCTAGCCGGACGGATCAAGAAGAGGCACAACGCTTTCTCGCTGTCTCGTTCCCACAAGATGAATTACGGATTCTCGGATACCACCGTGTCGTTGAGGATCTATACGGTCAATCCGTCGTTGATTTTCTTGAACGCTTAGCACACCGGTTTACGATCGCAAAAGGACGTGCTGAACAAACAAAGAAACACCAAATCGAGATGTATCTTAACCGGCAATGGTACACGCTCACGTACGCTTCTGAACGCACGGGCACGAAAGCGAATCTAGACGTCTCGATTCTTCAAGAAGAGCTTCTGACACCGCTACTCGGCATTGAAGATCCACGGACAGATGCGCGCATCCAATTCGTCGGCGGACACAAAGGCTATGAAGGTCTCGAACAACTTGTTGATGCCGGACATGCAGCAATTGCCTTTCACTTGCACCCGACCTCGATCGAAGACTTGATGGCAGTGGCAGATGCGGGAGAAGTGATGCCACCAAAATCGACATGGTTCGAACCGAAACTGCGAAGTGGATTGCTGATCCATCCGTTTCATTCTTAA
- a CDS encoding glycoside hydrolase family 13 protein, producing MNQAGVVHRALSPFVYAYDQETVHVRLMTAKDDVREVNLIHGDPYEWEAEKEEDRDWNFDPDKEKSWKVQQTQMQYNGSDATYDYWFVAIRPERKRVRYGFEVHSDTTAVLTERGWYDEAPLDHPGYYFSVPYVHATDVFDTPDWVKDTVWYQIFPERFANGDPTNDPAGTKEWGSEAPAFQNFFGGDFQGVIDHIDHLKRLGVTGVYFCPVFQAPSNHKYDTLDYLKLDPAFGDEETFRKMIQVLHENGIRVLLDAVFNHISEDHPAFQDVLEKGQDSKYANWFTIDSFPVDPSIPNYEVFAFERNMPKLNTAHPDVKQYLLHVGRYWVEEFGIDGWRLDVASEVDHAFWREFRKEVRAANGTCYIVGECWTDSQPWLLGDQFDAVMNYGLTESFLTCFATGETTVRDFSHAVSRNLNWHSQNVNEVMFNLIDSHDTPRALTRAKGNVDRMKLLFATLLTFPGTPVIYYGDEIGMTGGQDPANRACMEWDKSKQNHELFDYVAQLIALRKKHPILANDGTYHVKLADESKQLMVVERRQGEQSYLVIVNVSEETQIFSLEGTFENLLDETTASEAVQIPALSAVILRQL from the coding sequence TTGAATCAGGCTGGGGTCGTCCATCGCGCATTATCACCATTTGTTTATGCTTATGATCAAGAAACCGTCCATGTACGGCTTATGACGGCTAAGGATGATGTTCGTGAAGTAAACTTAATTCACGGTGATCCATATGAATGGGAAGCTGAAAAGGAAGAAGACCGCGATTGGAATTTTGATCCGGATAAAGAGAAGTCATGGAAAGTGCAGCAAACACAGATGCAATACAATGGAAGTGATGCAACCTATGATTACTGGTTCGTTGCCATCCGTCCAGAACGAAAACGCGTACGATATGGGTTTGAAGTTCACAGTGATACGACAGCCGTTTTAACGGAGCGTGGATGGTATGACGAAGCACCGCTCGATCATCCAGGCTACTATTTTTCCGTTCCATATGTCCATGCGACGGATGTCTTTGATACACCGGACTGGGTCAAAGATACGGTCTGGTATCAAATTTTCCCGGAACGATTTGCGAATGGAGACCCGACGAATGATCCGGCAGGAACAAAGGAATGGGGGAGTGAGGCACCAGCATTTCAGAATTTCTTCGGTGGAGACTTTCAAGGAGTCATCGACCACATCGATCACTTAAAACGGCTCGGTGTCACAGGTGTCTACTTCTGCCCAGTCTTTCAAGCACCATCAAATCATAAGTATGACACTCTTGATTATCTTAAGCTCGACCCAGCATTCGGGGACGAGGAAACATTCCGGAAAATGATCCAAGTGTTGCATGAGAACGGTATCCGTGTATTGCTTGATGCCGTCTTCAACCATATTAGTGAAGACCATCCAGCATTCCAGGACGTCTTAGAAAAAGGACAAGACTCGAAGTACGCCAACTGGTTTACGATTGATTCATTCCCAGTTGATCCGTCGATTCCCAATTATGAAGTGTTTGCGTTCGAACGGAACATGCCGAAGTTGAACACTGCTCATCCTGACGTAAAACAATACCTGCTCCATGTCGGACGCTACTGGGTCGAGGAATTCGGAATCGATGGCTGGCGTCTTGATGTCGCAAGTGAAGTCGATCATGCTTTTTGGCGCGAGTTTCGAAAAGAGGTACGTGCTGCGAACGGCACGTGTTATATCGTCGGTGAATGCTGGACGGATTCACAACCGTGGTTACTTGGTGATCAATTCGATGCCGTCATGAATTACGGATTGACAGAGAGTTTTCTCACTTGTTTTGCAACAGGCGAGACAACGGTTCGCGATTTTTCGCACGCGGTCAGCCGGAATCTCAACTGGCATTCTCAAAACGTCAACGAAGTGATGTTTAATTTAATTGACTCGCATGACACGCCACGTGCATTGACACGGGCGAAAGGCAACGTTGACCGGATGAAATTACTTTTCGCAACATTGTTGACGTTTCCTGGAACACCGGTCATATACTACGGTGATGAGATTGGGATGACGGGAGGGCAAGATCCTGCCAATCGTGCCTGTATGGAGTGGGATAAGTCGAAACAGAATCATGAATTGTTCGACTACGTGGCTCAATTGATTGCACTTCGTAAAAAACATCCGATTTTAGCAAATGATGGAACGTATCACGTTAAGTTAGCTGACGAGTCAAAACAACTTATGGTGGTCGAACGACGTCAGGGTGAACAATCTTACTTGGTAATAGTCAATGTAAGTGAAGAAACACAGATTTTTTCGCTAGAAGGGACTTTTGAGAATCTTTTGGATGAGACAACGGCTTCGGAGGCTGTTCAAATACCAGCTTTATCGGCCGTTATTTTGCGACAACTTTAA
- a CDS encoding YebC/PmpR family DNA-binding transcriptional regulator, whose product MGRKWNNIKEKKASKDKNTSRIYAKFGREIYVAAKQGEPDPESNQALKVVLERAKTYNVPRAIVDRAIEKAKGGAEENYDVLRYEGFGPSGSMVIVETLTNNVNRTASDVRAAFGKNGGNMGVSGSVAYMFDATAIFAFEGKSADDVLELMMEADIDVRDILEEDESVIIYAEPEQFHAVQEALKAAGITEFSLAELVMLAQNEVALSEDDVAQFEKMIDALEDLEDVQQVYHNVEL is encoded by the coding sequence ATGGGTCGTAAATGGAACAACATCAAGGAAAAAAAGGCATCAAAAGACAAAAATACGAGTCGGATCTACGCAAAGTTCGGTCGTGAGATTTATGTAGCGGCTAAACAAGGCGAGCCAGATCCAGAATCTAACCAAGCATTAAAAGTCGTTTTAGAACGAGCGAAGACATACAACGTTCCTCGTGCCATCGTCGATCGAGCAATCGAAAAAGCAAAAGGTGGAGCAGAAGAAAACTATGATGTGCTTCGTTATGAAGGATTTGGACCGAGCGGTTCAATGGTCATCGTTGAAACACTGACGAACAACGTCAACCGGACGGCTTCTGACGTACGCGCTGCATTCGGTAAAAATGGCGGAAACATGGGTGTCAGTGGGTCTGTCGCTTACATGTTCGATGCGACTGCCATCTTTGCGTTTGAAGGAAAATCAGCAGATGACGTTTTAGAATTGATGATGGAAGCGGACATCGATGTTCGTGATATCCTTGAAGAAGATGAGTCTGTCATCATCTATGCCGAGCCGGAACAGTTCCATGCTGTTCAAGAAGCATTAAAAGCGGCAGGTATTACAGAGTTCTCACTTGCCGAACTCGTCATGTTGGCGCAAAACGAAGTCGCTTTGTCTGAAGACGACGTTGCACAATTCGAGAAAATGATTGATGCACTTGAGGATTTAGAAGACGTACAACAGGTCTATCACAACGTAGAGCTATAA
- a CDS encoding Na+/H+ antiporter subunit A: MSVMHGAILLPILISLFIPLLAKRLPNIHTGWFVLVVPVLLVSYFSRFLPSTMSGETLTARMPWIPSLGIDFVTYLDGLGLLFALLITGIGALVVLYSIFYLDAKKESLGTFYVYLLMFMTAMLGVVLSDNMVVLYLFWELTSISSFLLIAYWYERERSRYGAQKSMLITVFGGLAMLGGIAILSTLSGSLSIRETYASLESIQGESFFTVALVLFLLAAFTKSAQFPFHIWLPDAMEAPTPVSAYLHSATMVKAGLYLVARFSPIFADESLWFYLVSSVGIFTLFWGSLNAVKQHDLKGILAYSTISQLGLIMSLLGLGAAALHVDALDDGLYTIATVAAIFHLINHATFKGSLFMMAGIVDHETGTRDIRKLGGLAQLMPISMTIAMIGTLSMAGIPPFNGFLSKEMFLTGVLQVSESDLFHLPSYGWIIPVLAVVGSIFTFVYSILIVRRTFFGKRQDDKLPKTPHEAPIGMLIPPLVLVSLVVIIGLFPNILSDTLIRPAVEAILPQVVAAGGKIDVHISMWHGFNPEFFLTLLIFTVGFILYKTLPRWQSLYNRMPRAVSLNHQYDALLRRGEQTSTRIHDAVMTGYMRSYLVYIFGFIVILILTALYGFDAFRFAVDPISSIDAYEIILALVLVSSALSITFARSRLTSIILLGVTGYTVALFFVLFRAPDLALTQLVIETVSVALFLLVFYRLPEISRKEERIPFKLGNALISALVGLTVTLVALASLSQRSFTSIAKYYIDNVADLAAGGNMVNVILVDFRGFDTLFEIAVLALAGIGIYTMIKFRRTGGVDK, from the coding sequence GTGTCCGTGATGCACGGGGCTATCTTACTGCCCATATTGATCAGTCTTTTCATTCCGCTTCTAGCGAAACGCCTTCCGAATATTCATACCGGTTGGTTTGTACTTGTCGTACCTGTACTGCTCGTTTCGTATTTCAGCCGTTTTCTCCCTAGTACCATGTCGGGTGAGACGCTTACGGCACGCATGCCATGGATACCATCGCTCGGGATCGATTTCGTCACGTATCTCGATGGACTTGGCTTGTTGTTCGCCTTGTTGATTACCGGAATTGGTGCACTCGTCGTTCTTTATTCCATTTTTTATCTGGATGCGAAAAAAGAGTCACTCGGAACGTTTTATGTGTATTTATTGATGTTCATGACAGCGATGCTTGGTGTCGTACTATCAGACAACATGGTCGTTCTCTATTTGTTCTGGGAATTGACATCAATCTCTTCTTTCTTATTGATTGCATACTGGTACGAGCGGGAACGTTCTCGCTACGGTGCTCAAAAATCGATGTTGATCACCGTTTTTGGTGGATTAGCGATGCTTGGCGGAATCGCTATTCTCTCTACACTTAGTGGATCACTCAGTATTCGGGAAACGTATGCGTCGCTTGAATCGATTCAAGGAGAATCATTCTTTACGGTTGCACTTGTCTTATTCTTGTTAGCAGCATTTACGAAATCCGCACAGTTTCCATTCCACATCTGGTTACCGGATGCGATGGAAGCGCCGACCCCTGTCAGCGCCTACTTGCACTCGGCAACGATGGTCAAGGCAGGCTTGTACCTCGTCGCTCGGTTCAGCCCGATTTTTGCGGATGAGTCGCTTTGGTTTTATCTCGTTTCTTCTGTCGGAATATTCACCTTATTCTGGGGCTCACTGAATGCAGTGAAACAACATGATTTAAAAGGTATTCTCGCCTACTCGACGATTTCTCAGCTTGGATTGATCATGTCCTTACTCGGACTCGGAGCAGCTGCCTTGCACGTCGACGCGTTAGACGATGGACTGTACACGATTGCGACAGTGGCTGCGATTTTCCACCTGATCAACCACGCGACGTTCAAAGGAAGCCTGTTCATGATGGCAGGAATCGTCGATCACGAGACCGGAACACGTGATATCCGGAAACTCGGTGGTCTTGCGCAACTGATGCCGATCTCGATGACGATTGCGATGATCGGGACTCTTTCGATGGCAGGGATTCCACCGTTCAATGGTTTCTTAAGTAAAGAGATGTTCTTGACAGGTGTTCTTCAAGTTTCAGAATCGGATTTGTTCCACTTGCCGTCGTACGGTTGGATCATTCCTGTACTCGCCGTCGTCGGAAGCATCTTTACGTTCGTCTACAGCATCTTGATCGTCCGGAGAACGTTCTTCGGTAAACGCCAAGACGACAAGTTACCGAAAACACCACACGAGGCACCGATTGGCATGTTGATTCCACCACTCGTCCTTGTCTCGCTCGTCGTCATCATCGGACTCTTCCCGAACATATTGTCAGATACGTTGATTCGACCAGCAGTCGAAGCGATCCTGCCACAAGTCGTTGCTGCCGGCGGGAAGATTGATGTGCACATTTCAATGTGGCATGGATTTAACCCAGAATTTTTCCTAACGTTACTCATCTTTACAGTCGGGTTCATCTTGTACAAGACACTGCCACGTTGGCAATCACTTTATAACCGGATGCCACGCGCTGTCTCACTCAACCATCAATATGATGCGCTGTTACGCCGTGGTGAACAGACATCGACTCGGATCCACGATGCGGTCATGACCGGTTATATGCGATCATACCTTGTCTATATCTTCGGGTTCATCGTCATCTTGATTTTGACAGCATTATACGGATTTGATGCTTTCCGCTTCGCGGTTGATCCAATTAGCTCGATTGATGCTTACGAGATCATTCTTGCACTCGTCCTTGTTTCGAGTGCCCTCTCGATTACCTTTGCACGCTCGCGTCTGACTTCAATCATCTTGCTTGGTGTAACAGGTTATACGGTCGCTCTGTTCTTCGTCTTGTTCCGGGCACCCGATCTTGCTTTGACACAACTCGTCATCGAGACAGTATCGGTCGCCTTATTCCTACTCGTTTTCTATCGTTTGCCGGAAATCAGTCGGAAAGAAGAACGCATTCCGTTTAAGCTCGGAAATGCTTTAATCTCAGCACTCGTCGGATTGACAGTGACGCTTGTCGCCCTTGCTTCGCTCAGTCAGCGTTCGTTTACTTCGATTGCCAAGTATTACATTGACAACGTTGCTGATCTTGCTGCTGGTGGGAATATGGTCAACGTCATTCTCGTCGACTTCCGTGGCTTTGATACGTTGTTTGAGATTGCGGTTCTCGCACTTGCCGGAATCGGGATTTATACGATGATTAAATTCAGACGAACAGGAGGGGTGGATAAATGA
- a CDS encoding Na(+)/H(+) antiporter subunit B, whose product MKKQAKKHTNDVILESATSFITFIIFLFAVYLFFAGHYTPGGGFIGGLVTASALVLILLAYDIKTLRRILPFDYKWITALGMLIAVLTASGALVFNVPFFTHAHDYFNLPLFGKTSLHTAMLFDLGVYLVVVGVTMTIIQTIGESD is encoded by the coding sequence ATGAAAAAGCAGGCAAAAAAGCATACGAATGATGTCATCTTAGAGTCCGCGACTTCCTTCATCACGTTCATCATCTTCCTGTTTGCTGTCTATTTGTTCTTTGCCGGACACTATACCCCAGGTGGCGGTTTCATTGGTGGTCTCGTAACAGCGTCTGCTCTCGTCTTGATCTTACTTGCATACGACATCAAGACGTTGCGCCGGATTTTACCGTTTGATTATAAATGGATCACGGCGCTTGGCATGTTGATTGCTGTACTGACGGCTTCAGGAGCGCTCGTGTTCAACGTACCGTTCTTCACGCATGCGCATGATTATTTTAATTTGCCGTTGTTCGGTAAGACATCGCTTCACACGGCGATGTTGTTCGACCTCGGTGTATACCTTGTCGTCGTTGGTGTGACGATGACGATTATTCAAACGATTGGGGAGAGTGATTAA
- a CDS encoding Na(+)/H(+) antiporter subunit C, translated as MEIIMAIAAGILTMCAIYLILSKSILRIIIGTGLLSHAAHLLVMTMGGLKRGAAPVLKDGVTSYTDPLPQALVLTAIVISFGVTAFFLVLAYRAYQELGTDNIEEMKGTDSND; from the coding sequence ATGGAAATCATCATGGCGATTGCCGCAGGCATCCTGACGATGTGTGCCATTTATCTCATTCTTTCGAAAAGCATTCTTCGGATTATCATCGGAACGGGATTACTCAGTCACGCTGCTCACCTACTCGTCATGACGATGGGTGGATTAAAACGAGGCGCAGCTCCGGTTTTAAAGGATGGCGTGACTTCCTATACGGACCCATTACCACAAGCACTCGTCTTGACTGCCATCGTCATCAGCTTTGGTGTCACCGCCTTTTTCTTGGTACTTGCGTATCGCGCGTATCAAGAGCTTGGAACCGATAATATCGAAGAGATGAAAGGAACCGATTCGAATGATTAA